The genomic interval GAGAGTTGACGGCGgattattaattattcatCGAATGTGCCTCTCCCTGATTGAAGGAGGaatactttctttctttctttctctcacttctattgaattgaatgggatgaatgtaagtaagtttcttttcttttgtcaaGCGTGCCTGTGTTTTGATGTGCCTTGATGTGCCTTGATGTGCCTTGATGTTCCTTGATACGCCTTGACgttgaattttttatttttttttaaaataaaataaaatctaaaaaataGCTCGGGGAGACTTAACTTAGTTGATCGTTAATGAAATCATCGACTAACTTTAAAGAAAGCTTCAACATGAAACTAATGCAAGATACCGAGGACACGATCTGGAACGGTGTTGCATTGGTGTGCTGTACTCCACCGTCTTGCAGATGTTGAGTGATCACCTGAGGTTGAATCGTCTTTTGGGGCTTTGATAGTGTAGATGCGAGGGGGATATGTGTATATCTCcgaattggatggatggatctggatggatggatctggatggatggtttcGGGATGAGATAAACGAGATTCGtgagagggggaggagaagggggaggggtCCGGCAGAGGAATCGTAAATGCTCAAATGACATGCTTACGGTTTTGATGGTGGTGGCACGGTGTAATGGACATTGCTGCatgaaggaggaaggagtGAGATGCGTTGTGCTGGCTGGAACGGGTTCGGAGGGATGCCAAGGAGCAaggggtgggatggatgatggatggtggcACAGAGATATCGTGGATAGAGACATCTCCCGACTTGAGATCTGGTGGGATGTCATGGACCCTTTCCATCGGGAATGGAAGGGAGTGATGTGGttgaggatgtggatgggatgTAGATTAGATGCAGTGGGATCGGATGAGATACTGTAGGGGGGGGGATATCTGCAAGAGATGTGTTGATGAGACAGGTCGGATGCATTTATGAGACGTCTGATCAGTTAATGGATATTACAAGGGAGTGTACACGTATGTCGGAGGAAAGTCGTTGAGAGGTTGGTAGATAGGTACTTGATGctgagtgaagagtgaagagtgaagagtgaagagtgaagagtgaagagtgaagagtgaagagtgaagagtgaagagtgaagagtggaGATTGATCGATGCTTACTTACTACAGAGTGAAGGCTGACATGAGAAAGAGAGCGAAGAGAGAAATGCAGAGTGAAGGGTCAAGAGAAAGAGTGCAGGGTGATTGTCTAAAGCAGCGTCAAGCAGAAACCCATTCGagtgatttgattgatcaaAGCCGATTTCCATCGCCAAAGCTGGGATCGGATTTAACCGCATCTGGCAAGGCTGGTTCCTGAACACGATGGATAAAGTGGGGCGATCCTTACACTACGACGATAGTTTTGAGCATCGTCTTTTGACAAGCAAACACCAACCTCCATCGATCATTTTAGCAGCCCAAGAACGGCAGCTCTCCATCTTTGCACAGGAACATCGGGCCATTCTAAGTGGCagagaagagggaaaaagagagaaagaggtaaaagagggaaaagaggtTCACGAGGTAAAATGTCATTAACACTACTTGGGCATGGATGCACTCGgcctttcctctccatcacgatggaaggaaagaattcaCGATGGGGCGAGGGAAAGAATGATCAACGCAAGCAATGGAAGAATGAATGGCGCCTTCATGTTGGACGCGatatattcatccatccattcatgcatccatccacccactcaTCCCCCCCATCTACacatgcatccatccatcgagCCGTCCCAAAAACAACCTACCTACGACGTGCCGGCACACTGCCCCCCTACCAACATATCGTCGGGTTGGCAACATATGCACGCGTCAACACAACACAGTCCATCACAACACAAATAGAGTCCTAGGTACACCACATTGACCATTTCTGACACTCTCTCTGCCGCTCACTCCACACTCGCCCAGGAAGAGGATTTCGATGCCCGAAATCTtctccagaagaagaaaagaaagaaaaagaaagcaaacgAATCGGGTGCCGATGAGTTGATCAAGGGAACTCCCAGACCACGCGTAGATAAAGTACTAGGTGCTCCCAAACCTGAAGAACTAACcgcctttcttcttttactTTCATCGCTTGCGTCTGTTTCCATTAACTTTTCCTTTACACAGACcgatccttcttcttcggtaCATGGCGATTCCCTCTTGATCATGGTCTCTggtgaattgaattgatttgaattgttttgATGGGAATTTTCGGTACATCCAtttatccatccacccacccatccatccatccatccattcattcatgcCAAATCGGTGAATGTTGTGTGTGTTGATTgatcattcatttcatcccatcttctTGTGACGGCCAATCAAGTCTCATATTCGGACTCGGCTGTCCTTGTTTCTCCATACTCCATCCTCCTTTTCCCTGCCAGCCCAGACTCTTTCTCCCTCGTCCAACGTCCAATTCCCTCCATGGTCTGACTTTCTACCACTCTCTGCGGATAGAAGAGTACAATCGCTGCTCCTCTGCCACTTTTAAACTTTGGTCCGTcgaaaattcaatatccatcACAAAACCCCACTCCTGCCCTAAGCTTCTGCAAGACATATTCCAAACGCTTGATTTGTCCTTGACTCAGGACCTGTGGGGTGAATCGGTCGGATCTCATACCACTGGGCGGCCCTCTCCCCCGGATCTTTCCATGATTCGCCTCTGTTCCACTACTAAAtcaattcttgatttgactacctcttccatctctcgCAAACAAAGACATCAACAAATTGCCACAATTGCAAAGATGTCGCACTCCAacattttgatttatctCATGCGCCGGGACCTGCGAGTGGGCGATAATCCGGTCCTGCATTCTCTCGTTGATAACAAGGATCATGGATTCACCCATCTCCTCCCACTCTATGTTTTTGCCGCACAACAAATCGAAGTCTCTGGATTTATCACCACAGATGGATGCAAGAGTCCGTACCCAGAGGCCCGAAGTCAAATCGGCGCATTCTGGAGATGTGGTCCTCACAGAGCGAAGTTCCTAGCGGAAAGTGTTTGGGATCTGAAAGGTGGTCTCGAGAAGATCGAGAGTGGATTGGCCATTAGGGTGGGTATGGTTGATGAGGTGGTGAAGGATCTAATCGAAGGGTTCCAAAAAACAGGCGGCAGCAAAGTTTCTGCAGTGTGGATGACTTCCGAAGAAGGAGTAGAGGAGAAACGAGAAGAGCGCTCAACAGAGAAAATTTGCGATAAGGCCGGCGTTGACTTTCAATTGTGGCAAGACGAGAAATATTTAATTGACGAGTATGTTCTTacacccatccatcacccaatttccacccccccccccccccccccctcccccagaATTTTACTGATTTCAATTTAGTCGAGATATTCCATTCAAGGATCCAAAAGATCTCCCCGATGTGTATACGACTTATCGCAAGAGTGTTGAACCCCTCCGCGAAGCGCCCCGTCCAGCTTTACCAAAGCCTGAAAAGAATTCATTGCCACCCTTCCCTACCGACGTCCCCACCCAACATTCTCCATTTGCGATTCCGACAAATTACGAGGAGATCGAGAGTGCACTTCTCAAACCAATCAATGCGCAACCTCTAATCAAAAATCCTCCATCCTACCCGGAGAATTCATTGTCGGTACATCCTTTTACCGGTGGTGAATCTCATGCGCAAGAGCGACTCGAACACTTAATTACTTCTGGCTCAATTAACGCTTACAAATCTAGTCGCAATGGGCTTATGGGTACTGATTTCTCTACAAAGCTTTCAGCATACCTTGCCCTTGGCTCAATTACTTCACGTCAGATTCATTCTTCCATGTCCATCTTCGAGAATGGTTCCGATTCTGACAACCGGTACAAAGATCTCGAGGGATATGGCAAGGGTGAAAACGAGGGCACTTATGGTGTACGTTTCGAACTTCTGTGGAGAGATTACATGCGTCTCTGCACTCGTAAATTTGGACCCAAGCTTTTCCAATTGGGTGGATTTAAGGATGAAGAAAACGCACACTCAAAGTGGAGTAGACTAGATTCACCAAGAGATGGGGTTTCAAAAGAACAAATACAAGAGATTATTGAGAGATTTCTAAATGGTACAACTGGAATGGGATTCATTGATGCTTCACAGAGAGAATGTTATCACACAGGTTATACTAGCAACCGCGCTCGTCAAAATGTCGCTTCATTCCTTGCGAAACATCTTTACATTGATTGGAGAATCGGCGCAGAGTGGTACGAATGTATGTTGGTTGATTATGATGTCAGCTCAAATTGGGGTAATTGGCAATATGTCGCCGGAGTTGGGAATGATCCTCGAGGCAACGATCGGATTTTTAACCCTGTCAAACAAGCTTTTGATTACGACCCTAAGGCTGAATACGTTCTTGCTTGGGTTGATGAGTTACGGGGCGTGGATGAACTAGGTCAAATATTTCAGGCTTGGACTATTAAtgatcaagagaagaaagaagagttggGCATTGCAGATACTGAGATGGTCACGAACCCATTAAAGAGGATTGACTTTAAGATCAATAGAGGCAGAGGTGGGGGAGGTGGTAGAGGTGGTGGCAGAGGTAGACCTCCATATAGACCTCATGGTggggatagatggatgggtagAAGATCGGGTCCTGGGGATCAAGGACGAGGTGGATTCCACGGTGGAAGAGGAGACCGAGGGTTTCACCAAGCTCGAAGATTATATAGAGGTGGTAGAGGTTCTGGAAGTGAATTGAGAACAGGAATGATGGATAAGGAGAGAGAGGCTGCGGCGGATAATGAGTAAGAAAAACGGTTCCCATTATGGCGTACGCCTATAATTGCGCAGCGAGACATGGGCATGAACATGGACACGAACACGATTACGAATACGATCACGGATACACGAAGACATAGACATGACAACGTAATAAATGGATGTCATTGGGTTGACAGTGGTAATTATGGTTGAGAATTTTGGTAAATACGGTCGGTGGCTATGGCTTATACCTTGGGACGGTGAATAATGGGTAGGACGGGGGTACTTGCAATTATGGCTTTCGCTTATAATATGACTTGCATAGGaggatggatttggagagtaATTAGTGGTTCAGACAGGTGAATCGTACAAATGAGTTGCAAGCAATTCGCATACGTTTTGATTTTCGTGCGCGTTgctatttataatattgatttttcgGTAGTAtaatgaaaaaagaaagaaggaattaaataaatacataGCTACTAGAATTAGTAGCGTTGCTCCtctttatatcaatattactCTTAAGTTTTTTAGTAGATGTAAATGATATCAGTGTTGATCTCGGTAAATTTGATTTTCCATCCCTGCATTCCCTCTCGTATTCTCCAATTACCTCTCCTTCTTTATTCTGAAGGACTCTACCTGTATCCTCATATTCCACCCCTGTATTCTGTTTttaatcattttcttcttcttcttcttcttcttctttcttcaaatacCCGTTTATCTTCTATCTTTATCCTATCACTTTGTTTATCtctattcttcaatcttctctcttttcttttcttttcttttcttttcttttcttttcttttcttttcttttctattaaTCTTGAAGATTTCGGAACTTTGAGAGGTTAGAAATTTagagatttagaaattcgaaaaagggaaagggaaaaagggaaagggaaaaagggaaagggaaaaagggaaaggtaATGTAATTACTTTGATGGCGTGAAGATCTTTAGTTGTGGGTTTTGATTGTGGTTTTGATTGTAGTTTTAATAGTAGTTGTAGTTGTAGTTgtaataattttataaatatgaGAGTTGATTGGTTTTTAGAGTCTAGAGTCTAGAGTTTAGAGTTTAGAGTTTAGAGTTTAGTGGAGAGTCTTGGAAATTTAGTATGTTTGTATATATGATTGTTTGTatatttgtatgtatgtatatatagttgtttgttttcttttttccccccttcttcttttatatacTCTATATCTCTTCGCCTCCGCGGATATTAATCCGTACTCGTATTATTACTTCTTATTTATTACCTCTTACCTCTTacctctcacctctcaaACCTCGAAAAgttcaaaagatattataatctaaataCTTATCACTTATTCAACTATCTACATCTTATTTCACCAAGTTACTCGCACAAacattaatatatcaatatagatcTAATAAAAGACcctatatatcaataaatcaatatattaaagagtGAGTTGGttctaataattcttataatatatttttttattcaaacgagtggaaagaaagaacgaaagaaagtatgtatgtatgtaattaaataatctcaaaattaattaatcaatttatcaatcaaacaatcaaccTGTTTACAATTAAGAGAGTAAACTAGTAGAATGCATATGTTATTAACTATGTAGAGTTGGCTAGGTATAGtgtcgggatagggatcatgtgaccgtgctagcgcttgcgctagcgcctttcggcactacagcaatacgtttcgtagtcctagcttttagaaccctaagcaatattacaacagtgtgaaccatagtactatattgacttcaccatccccatggtgataccaacacTGATCAGTGATATCACAGATCAGGAGCCTGGCACCTTAATTTCAAGCGCAACGTGTGTTTGTGACTAAGGTTGGTATTTCTTTGAAGAGACACAAGCTCTTGTATCAATCCATCGTGGTTTGATACCTGCCCTTGTGTGAATAAGAACCGACGGCAACGTGGCGGCAGTTCTTACGCAAGTATTAATCCAACGTGGTTTGATACCTGCACCATCGAGAGAAGTCGGCAACGTGGCGACGACTCTCACACTAACTTTAGTCTACATTCGACTCTTCTTTGCAACgtgtattgaagaagtagaaacCAGTAGCACCAGCTCGAGCTCAGCAACATCATACacaatataacttcgcaaacttttcgcgaagttgtATCCCAACTACACTCATACCATCGACCtacctcatcatcacccgCCTGCTATCCACAAAATGGCAGGAGTTTTCCCAGAATCCCCCCAGACGGAAAGATATGTCCCTGAAAATCCTGCTTCAAGTGCTGGATCGAAAATGGCATCAGTCATTGCAACTGAAGAATATGAGGAGTTGTCACGGAGATGGACAGACCACCCCATTGACATACAAAGTgcaaatgcgaaagagatCAGAGATTTTGTCAAATACAAGGCTTATGAATACCAACGTCAGAAATACTACGATCAAGAGATGTGGGCGGACTACAATCTTGCATTCGATGGATTTACACCAGCGCACTTTTCACAAGTTAGCATGCGCATCCTGTATAAGCTCAGGCACGAATTACGCTCGTGCGGAGTGTACGTTGATAAACCAGAAGAATGTACAACCCGACCAGTATATGAAGCTTTGGTTGATACACATCGATCACCTTATAGAGCGTGGACACCCAAGGAGATTATTGAAGCGATTTCcgaaaaggaatttgtgtTTCGATCGAGAAGCATACAACAGAGAATCGTGATTGAAAAACTACGTGCACCACTCGGAGACCCCGAGATGTCTCGAGTGAAGGACCTGCACGCCGGTCCTTCAGGGTTCAATACATACGTTCTACCACAATTACCTTCCATATCACAGCGATTGGAAAGAGCTGATAAAGGTAAaggtgttgatattgaacaCAAGGTATCGATAGAACCACAGCCAAAGACACCTCCACAACCAAAGACACCCCCCCAACTCCCAAGCTTTGCACCAGGAAGCGGATCAATTGCACGTGAATACTACAGTCCTAGgaaaccaccaccacttccgACATTTCAAGGATTCACCGGCCCACCACCAGGACCACCCCGAATCAACCTTGAACAACCCTCGGGAGCATCACCTTTTTACCACAATAATCAACCATCACAACAGTCACCTCAACAATGGGAACAGCACCATGATCAACATGACCCGAATCAGCAGTATATGCATCAGCGTATGCATCGAAGCGGACATCCGGGCGGAGAACCGAGCGGCAGCAATGGCGGTTCCAGTGATGGCGGCAGAGGTAACGGTGGCGGAGGGAACGGAGGAGGATACGACGGAAATAACCCCG from Botrytis cinerea B05.10 chromosome 9, complete sequence carries:
- the Bccry2 gene encoding Bccry2, producing the protein MIRLCSTTKSILDLTTSSISRKQRHQQIATIAKMSHSNILIYLMRRDLRVGDNPVLHSLVDNKDHGFTHLLPLYVFAAQQIEVSGFITTDGCKSPYPEARSQIGAFWRCGPHRAKFLAESVWDLKGGLEKIESGLAIRVGMVDEVVKDLIEGFQKTGGSKVSAVWMTSEEGVEEKREERSTEKICDKAGVDFQLWQDEKYLIDDRDIPFKDPKDLPDVYTTYRKSVEPLREAPRPALPKPEKNSLPPFPTDVPTQHSPFAIPTNYEEIESALLKPINAQPLIKNPPSYPENSLSVHPFTGGESHAQERLEHLITSGSINAYKSSRNGLMGTDFSTKLSAYLALGSITSRQIHSSMSIFENGSDSDNRYKDLEGYGKGENEGTYGVRFELLWRDYMRLCTRKFGPKLFQLGGFKDEENAHSKWSRLDSPRDGVSKEQIQEIIERFLNGTTGMGFIDASQRECYHTGYTSNRARQNVASFLAKHLYIDWRIGAEWYECMLVDYDVSSNWGNWQYVAGVGNDPRGNDRIFNPVKQAFDYDPKAEYVLAWVDELRGVDELGQIFQAWTINDQEKKEELGIADTEMVTNPLKRIDFKINRGRGGGGGRGGGRGRPPYRPHGGDRWMGRRSGPGDQGRGGFHGGRGDRGFHQARRLYRGGRGSGSELRTGMMDKEREAAADNE